The proteins below are encoded in one region of Papilio machaon chromosome 27, ilPapMach1.1, whole genome shotgun sequence:
- the LOC106709427 gene encoding thioredoxin-2: protein MSIHIKDSEDLKTRLAEAGEKLVVIDFMATWCGPCKMIGPKLDEMATEMADSIVVLKVDVDECEDIATEYNINSMPTFVFVKSSKKLEEFSGANVDKLKNTILKHK from the exons ATGTCGATCCACATCAAGGACTCTGAGGACCTGAAGACCAGGCTGGCGGAGGCTGGCGAAAAGCTGGTGGTAATCGACTTCATGGCCACCTGGTGCGGACCCTGTAAGATGATTGGGCCCAAGCTAGATGAGATGGCCACGGAGATGGCTGACTCTATTGTTGTTCTGAAG GTGGACGTCGACGAATGCGAGGACATTGCGACTGAGTACAACATCAATTCAATGCCTacctttgtttttgtaaagtcCTCTAAGAAACTCGAAGAGTTCTCCGGGGCTAATGTCGACAAACTCAAGAACACAATTCTCAAGCACAAGTAA